Proteins from one Rosa chinensis cultivar Old Blush chromosome 7, RchiOBHm-V2, whole genome shotgun sequence genomic window:
- the LOC112175120 gene encoding disease resistance protein RGA2-like produces the protein MAEALISVLLEQLASIVFEHTKQAVTLILNAEEDVHSFRSNLEAIQAVLEDAEKKQVTEARVRDWLQKLNDVSYEMDDVLDEWNTEILKQQVEEGKKKVCFPTPSNCFCFGQVNKAIHHHNIATRIKKLNEKLTVITAEREMYGFYQSTIGGHDDQQLIQRQKTSSLVDIAKIFGRDEEKEMLLSKLLRESSQEGERFLVIPIVGMGGMGKTTLTQLVFNNEKVIAHFHKKVWVCVSDPFDEIKIARAIIESLDKKETQISSNELETLLLCIMSHVENKKFLLVLDDVWTEDQRQWESLKLPEILQTCAEGSTILVTTRKEGVAKMMRATSNMIHLDKLSDVDCLALFNSFAFLDREEDEANGFGVIGEEIVKKCKGLPLAAKTLGSLVWYKEKKEEWQDVLNSKIWELEEVEQQVFRPLLLSYYDLAPEVKMCLLYCAIFPKDYVLRKDNLIELWMSQNYLFFFEGKDVKLL, from the coding sequence ATGGCTGAGGCACTCATCTCTGTGCTTCTAGAGCAACTGGCTTCAATAGTGTTTGAACACACAAAACAAGCGGTGACACTCATTTTGAATGCTGAGGAAGATGTTCATAGTTTCCGCAGCAATCTCGAAGCCATTCAAGCTGTGCTGGAGGATGCAGAGAAGAAACAAGTGACGGAGGCCAGAGTGAGAGACTGGTTGCAGAAGCTCAATGATGTATCGTACGAGATGGACGACGTCTTAGACGAGTGGAACACTGAAATTTTGAAACAacaagtggaggaaggcaagaAGAAGGTATGTTTCCCCACTCCCTccaattgcttttgttttggccAAGTCAATAAGGCAATTCATCATCATAACATTGCTACAAGGATAAAGAAACTGAATGAGAAACTAACTGTGATTACTGCTGAAAGAGAAATGTATGGCTTTTATCAATCCACAATAGGTGGCCATGATGATCAACAGCTTATTCAACGACAGAAAACTTCATCTTTGGTCGATATAGCCAAGATATTTGGCCGAGACGAAGAAAAAGAGATGTTGTTGAGCAAGTTATTGAGAGAAAGTAGCCAAGAAGGCGAGCGGTTCCTTGTCATCCCTATTGTAGGGATGGGAGGGATGGGGAAAACAACTCTTACCCAACTAGTCTTTAACAATGAAAAGGTTATTGCCCATTTTCACAAGAAAGTATGGGTTTGTGTCTCAGACccttttgatgaaattaagatTGCGAGAGCGATTATTGAAAGTCtagataaaaaagaaactcagaTTAGTTCAAATGAGTTGGAAACTCTACTTCTCTGTATAATGTCACATGTTGAGAATAAGAAGTTCCTCCTTGTCCTAGATGATGTGTGGACCGAAGACCAAAGACAGTGGGAAAGTTTGAAACTACCAGAAATATTGCAAACTTGTGCTGAAGGTAGTACAATACTTGTGACCACACGAAAAGAAGGGGTTGCTAAAATGATGAGAGCAACCAGCAACATGATCCATTTGGACAAGTTGAGCGATGTGGATTGTCTAGCATTGTTCAATAGCTTTGCATTTTTGGATAGGGAAGAAGATGAGGCTAATGGGTTTGGAGTTATTGGTGAGGAAATTGTGAAAAAGTGTAAAGGTTTGCCTCTTGCTGCAAAGACTTTGGGCAGTCTAGTGTGgtataaggaaaaaaaagaggaatgGCAGGATGTTCTGAATAGTAAGATATGGGAATTAGAAGAAGTTGAGCAACAAGTTTTCCGACCGCTATTACTAAGTTATTATGATTTGGCTCCTGAAGTTAAAATGTGTCTTTTGTATTGTGCAATATTTCCAAAAGATTATGTGTTAAGAAAAGATAATTTAATTGAGCTTTGGATGTCACaaaattatctttttttttttgaggggaaaGACGTCAAACTTTTATAA